Proteins from one Candida orthopsilosis Co 90-125, chromosome 2 draft sequence genomic window:
- a CDS encoding Cst20 protein kinase (member of Ste20p/p65PAK family): MSFDHQSLSESREFESADTTKASLPHTNNLKNDQSQDIHSSHSEEETILQQPSNVLQSSNNGSHLSLGSPMHDHLSQFENQDKLSESDKLPQPVQNSSSIANESGLNTSRHEGSASSTGQDHEGNEHVEATKVSQGMPLRVPGTFDVSALTGENEKEEEYYQLRETINKSESKDSIGPGGIEGVSQRDTSSNLALSESAGVIAEEGESERNTLQTSDAAAEQADQDDREISPDDSAFSTASYYKSHKEEDELSDVNAESEHTDMNSPQVDSHSHTYKPTLDPGKPTHFAQPPAIDINQYLNQSDEDDSSSNLVYSPNLKNELDRIPTIENENIDDIPPVNPLRYQHQYHQTPSMEPEKLEDQSRNVSSTSTVVRTPKEETSAKAARTNQSTVHNQTAAITPVPPSTTKFPSYSNSSTTSTLVNSSNGTLPSPNLSIGLNNAKQSPKTEKKKNKMREVFSSMFGKSKASSAPAPPSPELNMKISTPFNAKHVAHVGVDDDGSYTGLPVEWERLLAASGITKKEQEQHPQAMMDIVAFYQDSNENPDDHAFQKFGVNKNKSDSSGSENFENTPPATPSSESRSPQRVSTTSLDKVVESHQETPKQGRVSPSQTRGQSQTPQQVTPKVHQENQFIPSRPAPKPPSTPGSSQSINRTPTLQKQGLDYTPRQARTSPPNQTKSPAHLEKKTQSQKSVKSLRAQTNGGIDKFNNIPAPPPPPVPSNIPKSKSHSASLSSRIKPATTGSTTAPVAPTPQFDDLNVPKQRKNEFSTHRAPPPPPVPVHQAIPPRSDPQQALADATAPTTLKEGQQSKFQEAQKRLREQKAREIEEIQKRQQAKKLEQQKQEQLNQPAAQSNIDPNGAAPTLKKSSGGTVRDAKQAALIAQKKREEKKRKNLQIISKLQSICTQGDPKELYVDLIKIGQGASGGVYIAHDVSKGNCTVAIKQMNLEQQPKKELIINEILVMKGSKHPNIVNYIDSYLVKGDLWVIMEYMEGGSLTEIVTHSVMTEGQIGAVCRETLKGLKFLHSKGVIHRDIKSDNILLDINGNIKMTDFGFCAQINEINLKRTTMVGTPYWMAPEVVSRKEYGPKVDIWSLGIMVIEMIEGEPPYLNETPLRALYLIATNGTPSLKEPEALSYDIRRFLSWCLQVDFNKRATADDLLHDKFILESDDVESLSPLVKIARMKKATEQD; the protein is encoded by the coding sequence ATGAGCTTTGATCATCAACTGCTATCTGAATCTCGTGAGTTCGAATCTGCCGACACAACGAAAGCCAGTCTACCACatacaaacaatttaaagAATGACCAGTCACAAGATATTCATTCTTCTCATTCAGAAGAGGAAACTATATTACAACAACCAAGTAATGTTTTACAATCGTCCAACAATGGGTCTCACTTGAGTTTGGGGTCGCCTATGCATGATCATTTAtcacaatttgaaaatcaagATAAATTGAGTGAAAGTGATAAATTACCACAACCAGTACAGAACTCGAGTAGTATTGCAAATGAATCTGGATTGAATACTTCAAGACATGAAGGTTCTGCTCTGCTGACAGGTCAAGACCACGAGGGAAATGAACACGTGGAAGCCACTAAAGTATCACAGGGTATGCCTCTCAGAGTTCCAGGGACATTTGACGTCAGTGCCTTGACAGGAGAGaatgaaaaggaagaagaatacTATCAATTACGTgaaacaatcaataaaaGTGAAAGTAAAGACTCAATTGGACCTGGAGGGATTGAAGGTGTCAGTCAGAGGGACACAAGTTCCAACCTTGCGTTAAGTGAATCTGCAGGTGTTATTGCAGAGGAAGGTGAGAGTGAGCGCAATACGTTGCAAACAAGTGACGCCGCCGCAGAACAAGCTGACCAAGACGACAGGGAAATTTCGCCTGACGATTCTGCATTTCTGACTGCCTCTTATTACAAGTCACACAAGGAGGAGGACGAACTAAGCGACGTAAATGCGGAGTCCGAGCATACCGATATGAACAGTCCTCAAGTCGACTCTCACCTGCATACTTATAAGCCCACATTAGATCCAGGCAAACCCACACATTTTGCTCAACCTCCCGCAATCGACATCAACCAGTATTTAAACCAAAGCGATGAAGATGACTCATCAAGTAATTTGGTGTACTCCCCAAACTTAAAGAACGAGTTAGATAGAATACCAACAATcgaaaatgaaaacattgatgatatcCCTCCAGTGAACCCACTACGTTACCAGCACCAATATCACCAAACTCCATCTATGGAACCGGAGAAACTAGAGGATCAGAGCAGAAATGTTTCTTCGACTTCAACAGTTGTTAGAACACCAAAAGAGGAAACTTCAGCAAAGGCTGCAAGGACAAATCAATCCACAGTGCATAACCAAACTGCCGCAATTACGCCGGTGCCCCCTAGTACAACCAAATTCCCATCGTACCtgaattcatcaaccacaTCAACGTTGGTGAACTCTTCAAATGGTACTTTACCATCACCTAATCTATCAATTGGTCTCAATAATGCCAAACAGTCACCGAAAACtgagaagaagaaaaacaaaatgcGGGAAGTGTTTTCGTCGATGTTTGGCAAAAGTAAAGCCTCATCTGCGCCTGCTCCTCCGTCGCCAGAGCTCAATATGAAAATCAGTACTCCTTTCAACGCAAAACATGTTGCTCATGTAGGcgttgatgatgatggttcGTATACGGGTTTACCTGTTGAGTGGGAAAGGTTGTTAGCAGCTAGTGGTATCACCAAAAAGGAGCAAGAGCAACACCCTCAGGCTATGATGGATATAGTGGCATTTTACCAAgattcaaatgaaaatCCGGATGACCAtgcttttcaaaagtttggagtcaacaaaaacaaaagcgATTCGAGTGGATCTgagaattttgaaaatacgCCTCCTGCAACGCCTAGTAGTGAATCAAGGAGCCCACAACGAGTGTCAACAACGTCACTAGATAAGGTTGTCGAAAGTCACCAAGAAACTCCAAAACAAGGAAGGGTCTCACCATCACAAACTAGAGGGCAATCACAAACACCTCAACAGGTCACACCAAAAGTGCACCAAGAGAATCAATTCATTCCTAGCAGACCTGCTCCAAAGCCACCCTCGACGCCAGGATCATCCCAAAGTATAAATCGAACACCCACATTGCAGAAGCAAGGATTAGACTATACTCCAAGACAAGCCCGCacatcaccaccaaatcaaacaaagtCACCGGCtcatttggagaaaaaaaCTCAATCACAAAAATCAGTCAAATCATTGAGAGCTCAAACTAATGGTGGCATTGACAAGTTCAACAACATACCTGCACCCCCTCCTCCACCAGTACCATCAAACATTCCCAAATCGAAATCGCATTCTGCTTCCTTATCTAGTCGAATTAAACCTGCCACTACGGGTTCCACTACAGCCCCTGTTGCACCAACTcctcaatttgatgatttaaacGTACCtaaacaaagaaagaatGAGTTTAGCACACATCGAGCACCACCACCGCCACCCGTACCAGTACATCAAGCAATTCCTCCTCGTAGCGACCCACAACAAGCCCTTGCTGATGcaacagcaccaacaacattgAAAGAGGGACAGCAAAGTAAATTTCAAGAAGCGCAAAAGAGATTGAGAGAGCAAAAGGCCAGAGAGATTGAAGAGATCCAGAAAAGGCAGCAGGCTAAAAAGttggaacaacaaaagcaagagcaattgaatcaaccTGCCGCACAACTGAATATAGACCCTAACGGTGCCGCACCtacattgaaaaaatcaTCTGGTGGTACTGTGCGTGATGCCAAACAAGCTGCTCTTATAGCACAGAAGAAACgtgaagaaaagaaacgtaaaaatcttcaaattaTTTCCAAGCTACAAAGCATATGTACCCAGGGTGATCCAAAGGAGTTATACGTTGACTTGATCAAAATAGGACAAGGTGCCTCTGGTGGTGTTTATATTGCTCACGATGTATCAAAAGGCAACTGTACTGTTGCAATCAAACAAATGAACCTTGAACAACAGCCAAAGAAGGAGTTGATTatcaatgaaattttggttATGAAAGGAAGCAAGCATCCCAATATTGTCAATTATATTGACTCTTACTTAGTCAAGGGCGATTTATGGGTCATTATGGAGTACATGGAAGGTGGATCGTTAACAGAAATTGTTACTCACAGTGTCATGACGGAAGGACAAATTGGCGCTGTATGTCGTGAAACTTTGAAGGGACTAAAGTTTTTGCATTCAAAAGGTGTCATTCACCGTGATATAAAGTCGGATAATATATTGCTAGATATCAATGGTAATATCAAAATGACTGATTTTGGTTTCTGCGCTCAGataaatgaaatcaatttgaaacgAACAACTATGGTGGGGACACCATACTGGATGGCACCTGAAGTTgtttcaagaaaagagtATGGGCCAAAAGTTGATATTTGGTCGTTAGGTATTATGGTGATTGAGATGATTGAAGGTGAACCACCATATTTGAACGAAACCCCACTTCGTGCATTGTACCTCATTGCAACTAATGGAACTCCATCTTTAAAAGAGCCAGAAGCATTAAGTTATGATATTCGTAGATTTTTATCATGGTGCTTACaagttgatttcaataaGCGTGCCACTGCTGATGATTTGTTACATGATAAATTTATATTAGAAAGTGATGATGTGGAAAGTTTGAGTCCGTTGGTGAAAATTGCCAGAATGAAAAAGGCTACTGAGCAGGATTAG
- a CDS encoding Ths1 threonyl-tRNA synthetase encodes MSEVADKVEKLSVKDNKGASKKKEKKQSQQSSSPLYLEPQPAFLEERIKLFDELKAKYDAEIAAKEKKPIKITLKDGNVKEGTSYETSPMDIANSIGKSFAERQVISKVNGKLWDMPRPLEEDATLEFLDFEHPEGKAVFWHSSAHILGESCECHYGCHLSHGPPTDDGFFYDMSINDGTTFVNQADFGSLETIATKAIKEKQKFERLEMTKEDLLKMFHYNKYKVQFISDKIPDGTSTTVYRCGPLIDLCVGPHIPHSGRIKAFKVLKNSSSYFLGDAKNDSLQRVYGISFPDKKLMTEHLQFLKEAAERDHRKIGREQELFFFSDMSPGSAMWLPHGTRIYNTLVETLRTEYRKRGYEEVITPNMYATKLWETSGHWQNYKENMFSFEVEKETFGLKPMNCLSEDMRIQTDRGFLSLDEVKEQWKDIKIANYDHETKQIKYEKALNFLVKDEMNHKMVEFCDYDITAGRGKAGGRDISLLVTEDHDMFVQKGRKVKYHTIYDTNSDKEVVPFQKIPARDLLEKGLGVRFLAAAENGIDVSAAPAAPYKTALGITESQNLDFLELYGFWLGDGSMGQNMTSGNDIIFAARKESDIKWLHDVFEKMNLHKDYFRVRDRTLDMVEFRVSDSKWKLFYKEYAEKYVFSGVYDSNSHLNTPKSGKWFSSWVWNLNKEEMRAVIEGIRRADGDFTTYNKNIYTSSIRFRDELIRALLHAGYSAKFNLKYSKGTIRGYSPVGQKGNHKIVSPKVYENFNESTKRKYTPIKAKYDNWVINYAEDGSPSGKQCVRPNLYSDTEIKRVDNYVGRVWCVTVPTGLIIAQRVHRDADNNVIRASRPIVVGNCPGHCILFKSRERSYRELPWRVADFGVIHRNEFSGALSGLTRVRRFQQDDAHIFCTPDQIGTEIAGVFDLLKKMYGIFGFEFKMELSTRPEKYVGDIETWNAAEKKLEGALDDFLGKGKWELNPGDGAFYGPKIDIMISDALKRWFQCATIQLDFQLPSRFELEYRSESNSATERPVMIHRAILGSVERMTAILTEHYKGKWPFWLSPRQILIVPVSPKYYDYAEKLKKLFNDEYFFYCDVDVSGNTLPKKVRSGQLMQYNFIFIVGAEEEENYGVNIRNRDIAEEQGKNPMVGVDSVIQSLVKLREEKRSDNKL; translated from the coding sequence ATGTCTGAAGTAGCAGATAAAGTCGAAAAGTTATCCGTGAAGGATAATAAAGGAGCAAgcaaaaagaaggagaagaaacaaTCGCAACAATCGAGTTCACCATTGTACTTGGAACCTCAACCAGCATTCCTTGAAGAGAGAattaaattgtttgatgaattaaaGGCTAAATATGATGCAGAAATTGCAGCCAAGGAAAAGAAACCTATCAAGATCACTTTGAAAGATGGAAATGTCAAAGAAGGTACTTCGTACGAGACTTCACCAATGGATATTGCTAACTCTATTGGTAAATCTTTTGCTGAGAGACAAGTCATTTCAAAAGTCAATGGGAAACTTTGGGATATGCCACGTCCCTTGGAAGAAGATGCTACCTTGGAATTTTTAGATTTTGAGCACCCAGAAGGTAAAGCAGTTTTCTGGCATTCATCAGCACATATTTTGGGAGAATCTTGTGAATGCCATTATGGATGTCATTTGTCTCATGGTCCTCCAACTGATGACGGTTTCTTTTACGACATGTCAATCAATGACGGAACTACATTTGTCAACCAAGCTGATTTTGGTAGTTTGGAAACCATTGCGACTAAAGCCATCAAGGAGAagcaaaagtttgaaagaTTGGAAATGACCaaagaagatttgttgaaaatgtttCACTACAACAAGTACAAAGTTCAGTTCATCCTGGATAAGATTCCCGATGGCACATCAACGACCGTATATAGATGTGGtccattgattgatttgtgtGTTGGTCCACATATCCCACATTCAGGAAGAATCAAGGCATTCAaagtgttgaagaattCAAGTTCGTATTTCCTTGGTGATGCTAAAAATGATTCATTGCAAAGAGTCTACGGTATTTCATTCCCTGATAAGAAGTTAATGACTGAacatttacaatttttgaagGAAGCTGCTGAAAGAGATCACAGAAAGATTGGTCGTGAACAGGaattatttttctttagtGATATGTCACCTGGCTCGGCAATGTGGTTACCTCATGGTACCAGAATCTACAACACTTTAGTTGAGACTTTGAGAACTGAATATAGAAAGAGAGGATATGAAGAAGTCATTACACCAAATATGTACGCTACCAAATTATGGGAAACTTCTGgtcattggcaaaattaCAAAGAAAACATGTTCTCATTTGAGGTTGAGAAGGAAACCTTTGGGTTAAAGCCAATGAACTGTTTGAGTGAAGATATGAGAATTCAAACTGATAGGGGTTTCTTGTCTCTCGATGAAGTGAAAGAACAATGGAAGGATATTAAAATTGCTAATTACGATCATGAAACAAAGCAAATCAAGTACGAAAAAGCCTTGAATTTCCTTGTGAAGGATGAGATGAATCACAAAatggttgaattttgtgATTATGATATTACTGCAGGAAGAGGAAAAGCAGGAGGGCGTGATATTTCCTTGTTGGTCACTGAAGATCATGATATGTTTGTTCAAAAAGGTCGCAAAGTCAAATATCACACCATTTATGATACGAATTCTGACAAAGAAGTCGTcccttttcaaaaaattccAGCACGTGATTTATTGGAGAAAGGTTTAGGCGTTAGATTTTTAGCGGCAGCAGAAAACGGTATTGACGTTAGTGCAGCACCTGCAGCTCCGTATAAAACTGCGCTTGGAATTACCGAAAGtcaaaatttggatttcTTGGAGCTTTATGGGTTTTGGTTAGGTGATGGCTCTATGGGACAAAACATGACTTCCGGTAACGACATAATTTTCGCTGCAAGAAAAGAATCGGATATTAAGTGGTTGCATGATGTATTCGAGAAAATGAACTTGCATAAAGATTATTTTAGAGTTAGAGACAGAACTTTGGACATGGTTGAATTTCGTGTTTCAGATTCTAAATGGAAATTGTTTTATAAGGAGTATGCAGAAAAGTATGTTTTTTCTGGGGTTTATGATAGTAATAGTCATCTCAATACTCCCAAATCAGGTAAATGGTTTTCCTCATGGGTTTGGAACCTTAATAAAGAGGAAATGAGGGCCGTGATTGAAGGAATTCGCAGAGCTGATGGTGATTTTACCACCTACAACAAGAACATCTATACTTCGTCCATCAGATTCcgtgatgaattgattagAGCTTTGTTGCATGCAGGGTATTCCGCTAAATTCAATCTTAAGTATTCCAAGGGAACAATTCGTGGCTACTCACCAGTTGGTCAAAAAGGGAACCATAAAATTGTCAGCCCTAAGGTATACGAGAATTTCAATGAGCTGACAAAGAGAAAGTACACTCCAATCAAAGCTAAATATGATAATTGGGTTATTAATTATGCTGAGGATGGTTCACCATCTGGAAAACAATGTGTTCGACCAAATTTGTATTCCGATACTGAAATTAAGCGTGTTGATAACTATGTTGGAAGAGTTTGGTGTGTTACCGTTCCGACTGGATTGATTATTGCACAGAGAGTCCATCGTGATGCTGATAACAACGTTATTCGTGCTTCAAgaccaattgttgttggaaacTGTCCCGGACATTGTATTCTCTTCAAGTCAAGAGAACGTTCATATCGTGAATTACCATGGCGTGTTGCTGATTTTGGTGTTATTCACAGAAATGAATTTTCTGGTGCGTTATCTGGCTTAACAAGGGTTCGTCGTTTCCAACAAGATGATGCTCATATTTTCTGTACCCCCGATCAAATTGGTACTGAGATTGCTGGAGTTTTCGACTTATTAAAGAAAATGTACGGAatctttggttttgaattCAAGATGGAATTGTCAACCAGACCTGAGAAGTatgttggtgatattgaaaCTTGGAATGCAGCtgaaaagaagttggaaGGTGCTTTGGATGACTTTTTGGGTAAAGGTAAATGGGAGTTGAACCCTGGTGATGGTGCGTTTTATGGTCCAAAGATTGATATTATGATTAGTGATGCATTAAAGAGATGGTTCCAATGCGCCACTATTCAACTTGATTTCCAATTACCATCCAGATTTGAATTAGAGTACAGATCTGAAAGCAATAGTGCTACTGAACGTCCAGTCATGATCCACAGAGCCATCTTAGGATCAGTGGAAAGAATGACTGCTATTTTGACTGAACATTATAAAGGTAAATGGCCATTCTGGTTGTCACCAAGACAAATCCTTATCGTTCCAGTTAGTCCAAAATACTATGACTATGctgaaaagttgaagaaattgttcaatgatgaatacTTTTTCTATTGTGATGTTGATGTCAGTGGTAATACATTGCCAAAGAAGGTTAGATCTGGTCAATTGATGCaatacaatttcattttcattgttggcgctgaagaagaagagaattATGGTGTCAATATTCGAAACAGAGATATTGCTGAAGAACAAGGAAAGAATCCAATGGTTGGTGTTGATTCAGTTATCCAACTGTTGGTGAAACTtagagaagaaaagagaTCGGATAATAAATTATAA
- a CDS encoding Sec28 protein (S. cerevisiae homolog SEC28 has role in vesicle coating, ER to Golgi vesicle-mediated late endosome to vacuole transport via multivesicular body sorting pathway and localizes to COPI vesicle coat, endosome) gives MDAFSDSGELYTIRYQFYTNQYHKVKSYSLEEFSEENQLKVFEFQIRSTVALDQDASQLIEQGKTRFPDNEEFFQLLQAWNDLHDFGTDDSTYFEDLKQAKFELQAILASLYLVKFAKDIDQSIKFLTDYIDKLNNLQKYNEIEVFLILIQLYFIKGNFKQATFIFKVLNSFPDFSRDNIIYQIIESWYISIQNGTDNVNNSYSLYDEVLSNSYSDDDNKGKVHNLTVLLVLTLQLKHYPEAQEVLDQISTLTDEKNADLIANQITLDRLVNYGQETNGLLAELKKVNVEHELIKDEESKNEIFDAIVAKYQTV, from the coding sequence ATGGACGCCTTTTCCGACTCTGGTGAATTATACACCATAAGATACCAATTTTACACCAACCAATACCACAAAGTCAAATCTTACTCACTTGAGGAATTTTCCGAGgagaatcaattgaaagtgttcgaatttcaaattagaTCTACAGTGGCTTTAGATCAGGATGCATCACAATTAATAGAACAAGGTAAAACTAGGTTTCCTGACAATGAAGAGTTTTTCCAATTACTACAAGCGTGGAATGACTTGCATGATTTTGGCACTGATGACTCTACCTACTTTGAAGATTTAAAACAAGCTAAATTTGAATTACAAGCCATATTGGCATCACTTTACTTGGTTAAGTTTGCTAAAGACATAGATCAAAGTATTAAGTTCCTTACTGATtacattgataaattgaacaatttacaaaagtaCAACGAGATTGAAgtgtttttaattttgattcaattgtatttcATTAAAGggaatttcaaacaagctactttcattttcaaagtgtTGAACCTGTTTCCTGATTTTTCCCGCGATAACATTATTTACCAAATCATTGAGAGTTGGTATATCAGTATTCAAAATGGAACTGATAATGTCAACAATAGCTATTCATTATATGACGAAGTTTTGAGTAATAGTTatagtgatgatgacaaCAAGGGTAAAGTTCACAACTTGACAGTATTGTTGGTATTGActttacaattgaaacattaCCCTGAAGCACAAGAAGTCTTGGATCAAATATCAACTTTAactgatgaaaagaatgcTGATTTGATCGCTAATCAAATAACATTGGATAGGTTGGTCAATTACGGGCAAGAAACCAACGGGTTGTTAGCAgagttgaagaaggtgaaTGTTGAGcatgaattgattaaagatgaagagtCAAAGAATGAAATATTCGATGCAATTGTAGCCAAATATCAAACTGTATAG
- a CDS encoding Cdc11 septin, which translates to MNYSIDNNVSSSALRKRKILKKSINFSIMIVGESGSGRSTLINTLCGGNSIVPTSSTINEDPFTKKLTLRHENVELEDNDGHKISLNIIDTPNFANQINCGEDFRIIVDFIRHQFDEVLLEESRVKRNPRFKDGRIHILIYLVNPTGHGLSEIDVKFLKHVNNLVNIIPVIAKADSLTREELQLNKRLILEDLSNYEINYYRFNEYEYEKDYIDDEIIEYNKYLNSLLPFAIIGANEYKKNPNHSGLKNGETPHNDEDEEDDADDIIKLRVLNKDLKPINIDNPDINDFTILKNVLLITHLNEFKDITHDQIYENYRTEALSGKQFQYMNNNNSDDGSYNTYNSSNHNLAESQYGNGSNGHGTNGSGIHNSHHHHNNSHGSHFDKSINGNGTDAGTTTGGGGSDYLLKEEQIKLEEERLKKFEERVHQDLITKRQELLDRENELKEIEKRLLAEGLKLNEHGEVVKVED; encoded by the coding sequence ATGAACTATTCCATCGACAATAACGTATCTTCGTCAGCATTAAGAAAGAGGAAGATCCTCAAAAAgtcaatcaacttttcgATTATGATTGTTGGTGAAAGTGGTTCTGGTAGATCAACATTAATTAATACTTTATGTGGTGgcaattcaattgttccCACCTCATCAACTATAAATGAAGATCCGTTTaccaagaaattgacaTTAAGAcatgaaaatgttgaattggaagataATGATGGACACAAGATTAGTCTTAATATCATTGATACACCTAATTTTGctaatcaaatcaattgtgGTGAAGATTTTCGgattattgttgattttattcgtcatcaatttgatgaagtattGTTAGAGGAGTCAAGAGTTAAACGTAATCCTAGATTTAAAGATGGAAGAATTCATATTCTCATTTATCTTGTTAATCCTACTGGTCATGGATTATCGGAAATTGATGTTAAATTTTTAAAACatgtcaacaatttggttaATATAATACCAGTTATTGCAAAAGCTGATTCCTTAACTAGGGAAGAGttacaattgaacaaaagattgattttggagGATTTAAGTAACTATGAAATCAATTATTATCGATTTAATGAATATGAGTatgaaaaagattataTTGATGACGAAATTATTGAGTATAACAAATATTTGAATTCTTTATTACCATTTGCCATTATTGGAGCCAATGAATATAAGAAGAACCCTAATCATTCtggattgaaaaatggagAAACTCCTCacaatgatgaagatgaagaagatgatgctgatgataTTATAAAATTACGTGTGTTAAACAAAGATTTAAAACCAATTAATATTGATAATCCTGatatcaatgatttcacaattttgaaaaatgtcTTGTTAATCACTCATTTAAATGAATTTAAAGATATCACTCATGACCAAATTTATGAAAATTATAGAACTGAAGCATTATCAGGTAAACAATTCCAATACatgaacaacaataatTCTGATGATGGAAGTTACAACACTTATAACAGTAGTAACCACAATTTAGCTGAAAGTCAATATGGAAATGGAAGTAATGGCCATGGGACTAATGGAAGTGGAATACATAATTCTCACCACCATCATAACAACTCCCATGGATCccattttgataaatcaattaatGGTAATGGCACTGATGCGGGTACAACcactggtggtggtggatcCGACTACTTGttaaaagaagaacaaattaaattggaagaagaacgattaaagaaatttgaagaaCGTGTTCATCAGGATTTAATTACAAAGAGACAAGAATTATTAGACCGagaaaatgaattgaaggaaattgagaaaagattACTTGCTGAaggattgaaattgaatgaacaTGGAGAAGTTGTCAAAGTTGAGGATTAG